TTACGCCCAACGGAGCAAACTGCAAATTGGGCGGTTGTGTAACAAGCACTTGTAACTATGCCGAACGGGGGCAAGCGATTTAACTTATCCCGTTAACTTGCACATTGTAAAGTTTCCTTTTTGTAATATTAATGAAAATAGACCAAAAATCACTTCCTCCATCCATGACATTAATAATATCGCTGGATAACTGGGTTTTATCAAAATACGATTTCTTAAAAAACTTAATATAAACTACAATTTCATCGTCATTTGTCATAAAACCAACATATTGACGAACATATTTTTTCAACGTTCTTTTATCAATTGGAGTTTGCCTTTTAAAGATAGAATTAATATTGTCTCTTAATAAAGCCTCTGATAATAATATATCTTGATTAGAGGGTGTATAACGTTCTTTTTGATTTTCAATGGACATAAAGACAAAATGGCTTTTATCAAAGATATAACCTTCAAAATTCTTGCCCTTAATATACCTCGATTCTTGACAATACGCCGAAATCAGGAATAAATTGAAAAGTATTAATATGCAATATTTCATAACTATCGGTAATTGATTGGTAAATTGTTTGCATCTAGTAACCGTGTTCCTATGGGAAGGGATGGGCTTGATGATTGGTCAACCCCATAATGTGTTCTTAACGGGATTCCCATCTGATCACGAACAATATTCTCTCTGTAAACCGCTCTCCACTCGCGTTTAGCTACACCATTATGCATATACTGATATGTTGCACCAGTTGTTACATTTGTGTAATCATTACCGAAATGCAATAACCCCTGATTAGAATCACTTGCATGACCCATTTCATGAATTAAACCTATATATGGAGGGCATGAAGTACCTCCAGATAAATTTACCCCACCACTCTTAGAATTGGGATTCCAAAAAATATTACCACCAGAACCATTTGAACCTAATATATTCCCTGTTGCATTTTGATATTCAGATAAATTTGCACCTGCATTAACCGTACTAAAAGGAGTATAACTGTTTTTACTCCCCTTTTGTAAGATAAAATTATTGTCAGAGCCTTGTAATTCAGAAAGTATATTTCTTCCCTCAGCCGAACCGCTCCCGACTTTATCTAAAGCACCCACTGCATGTTTAAGAAGCCCTTTTTGATTTCCTTGATATTCGCTAACGCTTCCATCTTTGTTATATAGAACACCATTTTGATACAGTACTGTTTCTTTACTTAGCTGATACGACCCAATAGGATACATCAGTTTTGGGCATATCCAAACATATTTCTCTTACATATAAGAGATCAGAAGCACACCAGTTGTACCGGTCCTGTCAGGCCGGAAGCCTGTGCCTGGGAATCATTTTTCCACGGGCTTTTATCGGAATAAACCACTCTTTCATTTTCAGGAAGTTTGGAATCTCCCAGCAATCTGTTCACCCATGTATTCACCACTTCCACCTCAATCGTGTTCTCTCCCTTTTGGATGTATGGTGATACATTGATACGGTAAGGAGCGGTCCAGGCGCCGCCGGCATATTTTCCATTGATCTTTACTTTTGCCATTACATTCACCTTTCCGAGATCAATATATGACTCTTTTCCCTTGGGCATTTCCTCAACGGAAAATGTTGTTTTGTATACCGCTGTTCCTGAATAATACCGGATCCGTTCATCTTCATGTTTGGACCAGTCCTGTAATTTTACAAATGTAACCGGTTCGGAAGGACCTCTTTTTACAGCATCCGATTCGAATTGAACTTCCCAGGGCTTGTTGATGTCCACCACCAATTCCGGTTTAGGATAATTTTTTTCAATCTCTTCGGCTGATGGTTTTCCTTTCTTACGGAAAACAATGAATGCGCTTTCAAGTGACTCCAATTGTATCGGTACGATCGTGCTTTCTCCTGATTGTTCAAAAGCAGGTAATGGCCGGATCGATCCGGAAATAGCATCCCACAATTCCGGCTGCATGCCTTTTACGCGGAACTGGGCATTTATTGTTATTGGTTTTTCGCTTTGGTTGGAGAGGAAATAAATATCCCCGCCGCCGGAAAGTGTCCGGTGATTATACAAAACCGGATCATTGTCCGCAAACCTGCAATCAGGAACAACGTTCAACAAACTGAATACTTCCTCCATTGGCATATCGTTGAGTATCATTCCCTTTCCGTAGCTGCGTTGTTTTGCAGACAGGTCGCCCCACATTTTTCCTGCCAGGGATTGAACTTGTTTATCTGCTTCGGGATATCCCTGCATACTTGGGGAACGGCTTGGTGGAGGACCTAGTACTACAGCTCCTTCAGTGATCAGTTGTTCGATTTTTTGTAATACTTCAGGACGCATGGTTTCCAGTTTCGGTAATACCAATACACGGTAGGAAGTTCCGTGGGGCAATACTAATTTCCCGTCTTTGACGGAAAGATCACGTACAATTACTTCGGCATTGATATAATCGAAGGAATAGCCTTTGGGTATCTCAGGATCACGCACACCTGTCATTTTCGGAGCATCTTCTCCGATAAAATAAGCAACATCGGCTACGTTCAGCCCTTGTTGCAGCATATAGTTACAACGTTTCAAATATTGGATGAACAGGTCAAGATGGTTGTACCAGATATTTTTCCGGTTGAATTCGTTCCCGAACCATGCGTCTACGCCCGGATACCTGTCTTCATATGCCTGTTGGATGTATACATGCAATAATGTATTGTTGATCCCTTCGGTGAATGACCAGTCACCACGGCGCTTCATGACTGCAGGGTATCTGCTGTATGCATTTCCTCCGCATGTAAACGACTCGGCAGATACTTTGGTTTTCCCGTAAATATGTGCACATGATGAGGCTGCACGGTTTTCTATATCACCCAGATTTCCTTCGCTCCAGAATTCACCTCCGATTTCGTCCGACTGGCCGCCATATTGGAGGAATTCTCCCGGAAATCCCCAATGCCCGTAGTTTTCCAGCCATGTGGTTAATCCGTGTTTATTACTGATTTCGCGCAGGCCACCTACATAATCGTAAGAAACTTTATCGGCTACCAGGCGGCGAAGATCCCAAAGAAAACGATCAGACAGGTCAGGACTGCCGATTGTATGTCCTTTGAAAACAGGTAAAAACGGAACAGGGTCATATCCGTATCTTTGTTGGAATTCACTCAGGAACTCATCCGTAAAATTCTGTCCTCCGGTTTCATAACTATCTTCTACTACCACTTTCCATGTTTTGCGGTCTTCGGCAGGAACCCGTTCCAGTATTTTGCCAAGGAAGGCATCGAAATGATCTGCGACGTGTTTTTTGCTCATTTTATCTACTTCCAGTCCAACACCTTCAGGTGATGCCGGCGCATTGGTCACGCCGGTAGGCGCCATTCCCGTCCGCATAATGATCCATTCGCCTTCAGGAACATCCCAGGTAAGCGTTCCGTCAGCCGCCATATATTTTGTGAGATCTTTTACCTGTTGGGGAGGGACCAATGCAGAAGCATCTTTGATTTCGGACTGTGCATCCCAAAGATAGTCATGCCAATACGGAAGAGGTGTCTGGAACATTTTTGCCAGGGATTTTTCCGCATAACGTTCTACCATAGGAGTGGATGTAAGAACCATGTCAGCAATACCGCTGTCTTTGCGTATATGATTGAAAACGATCCTGTATTCCGAAGATTTGGTTTCAGGAAAAGTGACAACAATTGGGGCATATGGTTCAAAACCCACATTCAGCGCGGGATTAGTCCGGTTTATATTGAATTTTTTGATGGTTCGGAATTCGTTTCCTTCCTTAGCCTGAAGTTCTGCATCAGCATAAATATTTCCTGCCGGATAAATCACCAGGCTGCGTGCCGGAGATGCTCCCGTTAAAGTCAACCCGATATGGGAATCATTATCCAACAGGGTATATTTCGCATTACCTTTCGAGGATTTCATTTTGTTGTCGGAAAAATAAATGCGTGCATTCGAAGCATTGAACAAATTGTTCTGATATTGCTGGTCCACAGGCCATGCAACTACTTTTACATCCTGGAAGTCAGTGGTCGGTTGTGCCAGTTTTTGTTCGAACTTTTTCGGCCCTTTTACCTTTATCTCAGAGGAAGCCAGATAGCGCATCGCCTGTTCCGGTTTGATCCATGGGCCACCCGATTGACTCCATCCGGGACAATTGAATATCCCTATTTCAATGCCCAGTTCGGTGGCAGTTTTTAAAGCCGTATGCATGATCTCCCACCATTCATCGGTAAATAATTTTACATTTCCGTAAGGATATTCCTGCTGGCTCAATCCTATATTTCCGATAAAAGCCCGGTTGATCCCGACTTTTTTCATGGACTGGAGGTCTTTGACGACCGCTTCCTTTGAAATATTATCGTTGATCCAGTACCAGTATATGCTTGTCTGGACACTTTCTGGCGGTGAGATAAAATCACGTTCTATGGTTGAGAATTCAGCCGAGGATGAAGAACATCCTGATAAAATAATGATGGATGTGGTTAAAACTGCAAAAAAGGCTTTCATAAGTACGAATATTTTGATATCCTGACAAAGAAAGTCAAATTTTTTTTTCATGATGGATTATTTTACGCAACCGATTGCATGAAGTATTTTTCACCGGATTTTGTTTTTATTCTGCTTTTTAATATCTTTATATCCTTGGTATATTTTATAAGCACTCAATGCTATTTATTATTTTCTTAAGTCGCATTGATCGCATTGATTACAGTTATTAAATGTGACATTAATTTATTGGTATTACTTAATTATTCTCTTGATGATAAGAAATAGAACACGTTTGTTTGTCTTCAGGATATTTTTTGGCGGGTTGTTGTTTTTTCCTTTCATACTTTCAGCCCAACAGAATGAGTTAACAAAACAGAAGGCCGACTCGGAAAATCCCATATATAAAAGATTGGGAAAGGCATATCGGGCTCCTGCTATTGCCATGGATGGTTATTGGTTGTGGGGAAGTTCGGTTGTTAAAGATGATGTAGGAAAGTATCATATTTTTGCTTCCCGGTTTCCTAAAAGTCTTCCGTTTCATCCGGGCTGGATGGTGGCTTCTGAAATTGTTCACGGTGTTTCGGATGTTCCTCAGGGTCCGTATGAGTTTGCAGATGTGGCACTACCTCCGAGAGGAGCACAATACTGGGACGGGAAAGCAACACATAATCCACGGATATTAAAACATAACGGGAAATATTATCTGATCTATATCGGGACCACCCATCCTTTCGAAGAACCAACTTTTGACAACCTAGCATTAAACAGCAAATGGAGCATCGTTGCCCGTAGTAATAAGCGGATCGGGTTGGCTGTGGCCGATACTCCATATGGGCCATGGAAACGTTTCGATGAACCGGTACTGAAAACCAAGCCAAATACTTTCTATAGTTTTCTGACTTCAAATCCTTCCCCGATCATTCAGGAAGACGGATCTGTAATGATGATATTTAAGGGCAGGGGACATAAGGAACCATGGGGACATACGCATATGTCTCTGGGAATGGCTTATGCTCCGTCTATTGAGGGACCATACCGCGTGATCAACAATGACCTGCCGATTTTTAATGTGGAAAAACAGGGTGAAGCTGAAGACCCGTTCCTGTGGAAGGATAAAGATGGCTACCATATTGTTTTTAAGGATCAGGTGGCTAAGTTTACCGGAGAAAGAGGAGCCGGCGTATTGGCTCATTCCACAGATGGAATCAACTGGACCATTGATAAAGATCCCAAAGCCTATTCCCGTACTTTGGAATGGGAAGATGGGAAAATAGAAAAGCAGGGGCAACTTGAACGCGTTTTCATATTGTTTGAAAACAACAGGCCGGCTTTCCTTTTCTTTGCTACTATGGATGGACCGGGAGGATTTAATAATGCTAAGGAATCATGGAATATGGTGATCCCTCTTACCGAATAATGATGATAGGGTATAACGGATGATGAAAAAATGCTTTTTACCTCAAAATCATTAGTAAATAAGTACTTCAGGGAGTAAAAATGTAAAAAATACAAGTTTTTATGTGTCGGGGTTTGGATTTTTCCAAAAAGCCCTTACCTTTGCACCGCCTTTGAAAAATGATTCGCTAGCTCAGTAGGTAGAGCACATCCCTTTTAAGGATGGGGTCCTGGGTTCGAGCCCCAGGCGGATCACAAGAAATGAATTAATAATAAGAGCCTTGCAATATTTGTTGTGAGGCTTTCTTGTTTTATATTACTGACAAAAGATGAAATATCAGATCAGGGGATGAAAATAAAATATTTAATGGTAATAAAAGGATCATGTCAGATTGCATATAATCTTGACAGAGAAGTATAAAAGGAGCAAAGCTTTCCGATATGCCATTTGAATCCATGAAACCAACCCTTGGTTTGACCTGCCTGTATCTGCTCAACTGACAATGACCTTATTCCGGCTATTTCGCTTATCCTTGCCAATCTTAATGGGTGTAGAATCCATAAATGATATTCCTGTGCATTATCCCAATTATAACCGAGTTGTAGTCCGATATCCATCTTTGGTATAATAAATCCTGCGTTTCGTATAAAATCCTAAAACAGGACTTGTGGCAGTCATACATTTGCTTCGCCGTTCGAGAAATACAGGACGGGATTTGTATATAATATCATTATTGAATTTCACATGACAAAAAAGTTTTTCGGAATTTACCTGTTTTTATTGATAACAGGTTCCATCTATGCCACACCTCGCTATGGTTGCTATTTTACAAAAGGCGCTTTCACGGAAATAACCACTTTCGATGGAAATTACTATCCCACCGTACAAACATATTCGGTGTTGCAGGTCGATACTCTGGCCGGTAGCTTGACTTCTACCATCCGCTTGGCAACAACAAAAGGAAATGACGAAATGATTGACACCATCCGTTTTGTCTGCGATACCGACGGTACATTCATTTCGCCGGATATAAACTTTACCGGGCAGGGTATATACGTGGAATATCCGGCCATCTTGCATCCGGGACGGATATTAGAGGCCAGGGTAAATCCAGAAAAGGAAGGGAAAACATCGAAGTCCGGGATTAAAATTGGTAAACGGAAGGTCTTGGCTATTGATGATAATGTGTCAACCCCGGCAGGCTCATGGAAATGTGTCAAAATAAGTTATTCGTTGAACATAAAAGAAAAAGGAGGTGGACTTCCTAAAAGACTTACCGTTATCGAATGGTTTGTCCCCGATTTTGGAATCGTTAAAACCGAAATATACAGGGGTGACTCTTTGGAAAGCCGTAGCTTGCTGACTGTTATAGCCGACGGAGAGAAAAAGAGGTTCGATGTTATTTGAGCACAAATGAAATTGAAGAATTGTAGATGAGAAAGATATTTCTTATAGTGATAGTAGCCATACTTGTCATTACTGCTGTGCAGGGCGGCACAGGAATAAAAGCCGGGTTCGGATATTCCAATGTCGGAAACGGGAGTGCCTATGTAATAAGAAAGATGAACTACAAAGCCGGAGTCAGTGGTGATTATGACTTTTGTCGATGTTTAAGTTTTCGATCCGCAGCCTACTTTTCAAGCAGAGGTTATGATTACAGGGTAAATGAGACTGTTGTCAGCAATAGGATTTATTATCTTGAAATGCCCGTAATGTTGGTCGGAAAGATACATTGTACCCCTTGCATGAGAGTAACCGTCAGCGGGGGTGGTTATTTGGCCATGGGCGTCAGCGGGTTGGCAAGAATATCATGCAGGGGTTATGTTTACAATAAAGATATCTTTGAAGATGTAATTGTTGAAGGACATCCGTATAAATTGGCCGAAAACTTCGATTACGGCCTGGCTGCAGGTGTCGGCGTGGAATTGTATTTTTTGGAAATAGGGTTGAACTACGATCTTGGGTTGCGGGATGCATACCTCATAACCAATGGCGATACTGCTGCCTATTTGCGAAACGGCAATCTTTGGTTAAGTTTGGCATTAAGATTTTAATAATTTTGGCATTCCGAATTTAAACGTCATGACACCTTCCTTATCCGCTTCTATCATTAATGGTAATTTCCTGTCGAACTTCCTTGTTAAGGATAAATACAGGATATACAGGCATTTATTTCTGTGGTTATTTTACTTTATTATAGTGTTTGTCTTGGTAAGAGCAGGTAGGACTACACAAAAATATGAACAAAACGTTGAAATAGTCAGTGATATAGTTTCATTCCTGTTTTTTATGGGGATGATCTATTTCAACATTTATGTGCTGGTACCGCGGCTGTTATTTCGTAATCGTTTAGCCCTGTACATTATTGCCGTATTGCTTGCTATTATGGTATTTCTTGGGTTGAGCATATTCTGGGAAAAAATATGCTTTGAATACTTTCACATTACCCCACAGGAGCCGGATATGAATTGGCTCACCAGACTGTTGGCGTTAGTGATTATTTTTGCAATTTTCCTGATGCCCATTACGGCAGCAAAACTTTTCCAGCGCTGGGTGCGCGACAGTTCGCGTTTGCACGAACTCGAAAAGAATACCATCAAAACAGAACTCGATCAATTGAAAAATCAGATCAACCCGCACTTCCTGTTCAATATGCTCAACAATGCCAGTGTGCTCACGCATAAAGATGCTGATAAAGCATCACTGGTGCTCACTCGTTTGAGTGATTTGTTGCGTTATCAGCTATATGACAGTGCCCGGGAGAAGGTATTGTTATCGGCCGATATTCAGTTTTTAACAGACTTCCTGAACCTGGAGAAGGTTCGTCGCGACTGTTTTGAGTTCTCTGTAGATACTGAAGGTGAAATTGGTTTTATGAGGGTACCCCCGCTTTTGTTCATTCCTTTCGTAGAAAATGCCGTCAAGCATAACCTCGA
This DNA window, taken from Bacteroidales bacterium, encodes the following:
- a CDS encoding type III secretion system effector protein yields the protein MYPIGSYQLSKETVLYQNGVLYNKDGSVSEYQGNQKGLLKHAVGALDKVGSGSAEGRNILSELQGSDNNFILQKGSKNSYTPFSTVNAGANLSEYQNATGNILGSNGSGGNIFWNPNSKSGGVNLSGGTSCPPYIGLIHEMGHASDSNQGLLHFGNDYTNVTTGATYQYMHNGVAKREWRAVYRENIVRDQMGIPLRTHYGVDQSSSPSLPIGTRLLDANNLPINYR
- a CDS encoding glycoside hydrolase family 2 translates to MKKKFDFLCQDIKIFVLMKAFFAVLTTSIIILSGCSSSSAEFSTIERDFISPPESVQTSIYWYWINDNISKEAVVKDLQSMKKVGINRAFIGNIGLSQQEYPYGNVKLFTDEWWEIMHTALKTATELGIEIGIFNCPGWSQSGGPWIKPEQAMRYLASSEIKVKGPKKFEQKLAQPTTDFQDVKVVAWPVDQQYQNNLFNASNARIYFSDNKMKSSKGNAKYTLLDNDSHIGLTLTGASPARSLVIYPAGNIYADAELQAKEGNEFRTIKKFNINRTNPALNVGFEPYAPIVVTFPETKSSEYRIVFNHIRKDSGIADMVLTSTPMVERYAEKSLAKMFQTPLPYWHDYLWDAQSEIKDASALVPPQQVKDLTKYMAADGTLTWDVPEGEWIIMRTGMAPTGVTNAPASPEGVGLEVDKMSKKHVADHFDAFLGKILERVPAEDRKTWKVVVEDSYETGGQNFTDEFLSEFQQRYGYDPVPFLPVFKGHTIGSPDLSDRFLWDLRRLVADKVSYDYVGGLREISNKHGLTTWLENYGHWGFPGEFLQYGGQSDEIGGEFWSEGNLGDIENRAASSCAHIYGKTKVSAESFTCGGNAYSRYPAVMKRRGDWSFTEGINNTLLHVYIQQAYEDRYPGVDAWFGNEFNRKNIWYNHLDLFIQYLKRCNYMLQQGLNVADVAYFIGEDAPKMTGVRDPEIPKGYSFDYINAEVIVRDLSVKDGKLVLPHGTSYRVLVLPKLETMRPEVLQKIEQLITEGAVVLGPPPSRSPSMQGYPEADKQVQSLAGKMWGDLSAKQRSYGKGMILNDMPMEEVFSLLNVVPDCRFADNDPVLYNHRTLSGGGDIYFLSNQSEKPITINAQFRVKGMQPELWDAISGSIRPLPAFEQSGESTIVPIQLESLESAFIVFRKKGKPSAEEIEKNYPKPELVVDINKPWEVQFESDAVKRGPSEPVTFVKLQDWSKHEDERIRYYSGTAVYKTTFSVEEMPKGKESYIDLGKVNVMAKVKINGKYAGGAWTAPYRINVSPYIQKGENTIEVEVVNTWVNRLLGDSKLPENERVVYSDKSPWKNDSQAQASGLTGPVQLVCF
- a CDS encoding glycoside hydrolase family protein, with amino-acid sequence MIRNRTRLFVFRIFFGGLLFFPFILSAQQNELTKQKADSENPIYKRLGKAYRAPAIAMDGYWLWGSSVVKDDVGKYHIFASRFPKSLPFHPGWMVASEIVHGVSDVPQGPYEFADVALPPRGAQYWDGKATHNPRILKHNGKYYLIYIGTTHPFEEPTFDNLALNSKWSIVARSNKRIGLAVADTPYGPWKRFDEPVLKTKPNTFYSFLTSNPSPIIQEDGSVMMIFKGRGHKEPWGHTHMSLGMAYAPSIEGPYRVINNDLPIFNVEKQGEAEDPFLWKDKDGYHIVFKDQVAKFTGERGAGVLAHSTDGINWTIDKDPKAYSRTLEWEDGKIEKQGQLERVFILFENNRPAFLFFATMDGPGGFNNAKESWNMVIPLTE
- a CDS encoding PorT family protein: MRKIFLIVIVAILVITAVQGGTGIKAGFGYSNVGNGSAYVIRKMNYKAGVSGDYDFCRCLSFRSAAYFSSRGYDYRVNETVVSNRIYYLEMPVMLVGKIHCTPCMRVTVSGGGYLAMGVSGLARISCRGYVYNKDIFEDVIVEGHPYKLAENFDYGLAAGVGVELYFLEIGLNYDLGLRDAYLITNGDTAAYLRNGNLWLSLALRF
- a CDS encoding histidine kinase gives rise to the protein MTPSLSASIINGNFLSNFLVKDKYRIYRHLFLWLFYFIIVFVLVRAGRTTQKYEQNVEIVSDIVSFLFFMGMIYFNIYVLVPRLLFRNRLALYIIAVLLAIMVFLGLSIFWEKICFEYFHITPQEPDMNWLTRLLALVIIFAIFLMPITAAKLFQRWVRDSSRLHELEKNTIKTELDQLKNQINPHFLFNMLNNASVLTHKDADKASLVLTRLSDLLRYQLYDSAREKVLLSADIQFLTDFLNLEKVRRDCFEFSVDTEGEIGFMRVPPLLFIPFVENAVKHNLDAEKHSYVKLHFKVTGSRLHFTCINSKPEKQTTKAAGGLGLANVRRRLELLYPESHNLTINDEPGMFRVELEIINKNDK